A genomic window from Melanotaenia boesemani isolate fMelBoe1 chromosome 15, fMelBoe1.pri, whole genome shotgun sequence includes:
- the sytl2a gene encoding synaptotagmin-like protein 2 isoform X9, with protein sequence MGVRSSVLMKRSKKLQKQMFDHPQREKTHSTVSLFVKKRTVSHWSELQIKPRDKMKDASVPGPVPGNRDVSISSQDVFAEVDGSHVRQTISADLPAIIKNKLASSSTRSLLFDLVSQSPTETWMARKQENFSLASWISVEQQDGKQLREQRKPSATDLESISSASDDTQTPFIQQSRVDSKEELTCKTEANFQDHEAGRLQVTDVKRSGKPDELKTEYEEDFHSHAKAKNQPSRPSIYSSEANSYVKPSPNCSSKSSSHAPPPNYKQKLLGFLKREKDRDSQVMSLQKKEQKISKQEGSRFAPDLSVDTPATTKQDTKSAQIKEVKSVQLTVLQNTPFKEMLSSLEADGQQEGLVSQETQLSKTSTREELQHEDTAKKEKETYRALQTKSDVTEEDSADKSQQNNFSQQPGYKMFVDLSKEDGTYRANPVLIYDETDESLAGSVTDLHNSELHEESIICFVLPESLNTQKQEQHNPVSVLRDSTFTSQRDGLAEAKKWTLPKVDTASHQEVSIQSNRRISSDNNEKSFAETLINQHKTKPLTLKSPKTTTKVTVHPNRSDSRSVGCSIDAQSPYHHDLIKIDTNSQERSLSPSKSPKSKDKDDKVRWSPSKTYHPKVLPRESSSTSSSKLEGSPLKTFPIEINPKTKVSEEQQEDLTPSSRQKKSPSHAAKPAVLTETNTSPTRPPAGTCSPQSKHHPHLHRSLIPQDHQHYLGPQEKAHKPPFYQDKAAVGESDAVHRPQRTIRNQSKSPSERSPQELTSLNVQNNEENSRQETTRAWSLPRPNSDTASTITNLKPMKPSLSVPLLQQNETDSTFETNLGHKRNNSSSMSNMTLSSGMASMSSISSSVSSLHPPDCGDVDIQGSIQFAVNYIQKLGEFHIFVVLVRGLAVADTKKNRSDPYVKCYLLPDKTKLGKRKTTVKKRTLNPTYNEVLRFKIKLEELKTQKLNISVWHNDTFGRNSFLGEVDLDLFQWDFSNTQINEYTLKARVSEPASAPAPSHIVEERGQMRVALRFLLQTPNSKGASRMETGEVQIWVKDCKNLPPVGGIIINPFVKCTVLPDMSFKSRQKTRVVKRTASPMFNHIMVYDGFRSEDLKEACVEITVWDHDRLKNQYVGGLRLGLGTGKSYGVDVFWMDSTRNETDLWQRMLQSDGEWVEDVLPLRMIVTAKSMSK encoded by the exons GATGCGTCGGTTCCAGGTCCAGTGCCTGGAAACAGAGACGTCAGCATTAGTTCTCAGGATGTTTTTGCTGAGGTAGATGGGTCACATGTTAGACAGACTATTTCTGCTGACCTACCAGCCATCATCAAGAACAAGTTAGCCTCCAGCTCCACACGGTCTCTGCTTTTTGACCTGGTCTCACAGAGTCCAACGGAGACTTGGATGGCTCGGAAGCAGGAAAACTTCAGCTTGGCCAGTTGGATTTCTGTGGAGCAGCAGGATGGGAAGCAGCTCAGAGAGCAACGCAAACCATCGGCTACTGACCTTGAAAGCATCAGCAGTGCCAGtgatgacacacaaacacctttTATCCAACAGAGTCGAGTGGATTCAAAGGAAGAACTGACCTGCAAAACTGAGGCAAACTTCCAAGATCATGAAGCTGGAAGACTCCAGGTCACTGATG TGAAACGATCAGGAAAGCCTGATGAACTGAAAACAGAGTATGAAGAGGACTTCCATTCCCATGCCAAAGCCAAAAACCAGCCATCACGACCTAGCATTTATTCTTCTGAAGCAAACTCCTATGTCAAGCCGTCACCTAACTGCAGCTCAAAAAGTTCATCTCATGCTCCTCCAccaaattataaacaaaaactacttggatttttaaaaagagagaaagacagagattCCCAAGTGATGAGTCTGcagaaaaaagagcaaaagataTCAAAGCAGGAAGGCTCCAGGTTTGCTCCAGATTTGAGTGTGGACACACCTGCCACTACCAAACAAGATACTAAATCAGCTCAAATCAAAGAGGTTAAATCTGTACAGCTGACTGTCCTGCAAAACACCCCTTTTAAAGAAATGCTCTCCTCATTAGAAGCAGATGGTCAGCAGGAAGGATTGGTAAGCCAAGAAACTCAATTATCAAAAACATCCACCAGAGAGGAGCTACAGCATGAAGACACTgcgaagaaagaaaaagaaacttatCGAGCTCTCCAGACTAAATCTGATGTAACCGAAGAGGACAGTGCAGACAAATcccaacaaaataatttctCACAGCAGCCTGGTTACAAAATGTTTGTCGATTTATCAAAAGAGGATGGCACATATCGAGCAAACCCTGTCCTTATCTATGACGAGACAGACGAATCTTTAGCAGGTTCAGTAACAGATTTACACAATTCTGAGCTACACGAGGAAAGCATCATCTGTTTTGTACTTCCTGAATCTTTAAACACCCAAAAGCAGGAGCAGCATAACCCAGTTTCAGTCCTCAGAGACTCCACTTTCACATCTCAAAGGGATGGGCTAGCTGAGGCAAAGAAATGGACACTACCCAAAGTAGACACTGCAAGTCACCAAGAAGTTTCCATTCAGTCTAACCGGAGAATATCCTCAGACAATAATGAGAAATCTTTTGCAGAAACACTAATAAATCAACACAAAACCAAGCCACTCACCCTTAAATCACCAAAAACGACAACCAAGGTTACCGTTCATCCAAACAGGTCAGATTCGAGGAGCGTTGGTTGTAGCATAGATGCACAATCGCCATATCACCATGACCTTATCAAAATCGATACCAACTCTCAAGAAAGGTCCCTCAGTCCCAGTAAATCTCCTAAATCAAAAGACAAAGATGACAAAGTTAGATGGAGTCCATCTAAGACCTACCATCCAAAGGTCCTGCCACGAGAATCGTCAAGTACTAGCTCATCAAAGCTGGAGGGGTCTCCTTTGAAAACATTTCCAATAGAAATCAACCCCAAAACTAAAGTCAGTGAAGAACAACAAGAGGATCTGACACCATCATCAAGACAGAAGAAGAGTCCTTCACATGCAGCAAAGCCAGCAGTgctaacagaaacaaacacctCTCCGACTCGACCTCCAGCAGGGACATGTTCACCACAATCCAAACATCATCCACACCTCCACAGATCTTTGATCCCCCAGGACCATCAACACTATCTGGGTCCACAGGAAAAGGCCCACAAGCCTCCTTTTTACCAGGACAAAGCTGCTGTTGGAGAAAGTGATGCCGTCCACAGACCCCAAAGAACCATTAGAAACCAGAGTAAGAGCCCCAGTGAGAGGAGTCCTCAAGAACTCACCTctttaaatgtgcaaaacaaTGAGGAAAACTCCAGACAAGAAACAACCAGGGCTTGGTCTCTACCCCGGCCTAATTCAGACA CAGCCTCTACCATCACCAACCTAAAACCAATGAAGCCTAGTCTTTCCGTGCCTCTTCTTCAGCAGAATGAG ACAGACAGCACTTTTGAGACCAACTTGGGACATAAGAGAAACAACAGCAGCTCTATGTCCAACATGACTCTCTCCTCAGGAATGGCCTCCATGTCTTCT ATCAGCAGCAGTGTAAGCAGCCTCCACCCTCCAGACTGTGGAGACGTTGACATCCAGGGAAGCATCCAGTTTGCTGTGAACTACATCCAGAAGCTTGGAGAGTTTCATATCTTTGTGGTGCTCGTCAGGGGTTTGGCTGTGGCCGACACCAAGAAGAACCGTTCAGACCC GTATGTGAAGTGCTACCTTCTTCCTGACAAAACTAAGCTGGGCAAGAGAAAAACGACAGTTAAAAAGAGGACATTAAACCCAACCTACAACGAAGTCCTCAGG TTTAAAATCAAACTGGAGGAGCTGAAAACTCAGAAGTTAAACATCTCGGTGTGGCACAATGACACTTTTGGGCGGAACAGCTTCTTGGGCGAGGTGGACCTGGATTTGTTTCAGTGGGACTTCAGCAACACACAGATAAATGAATATACATTAAAAGCCAGG GTTTCAGAACCAGCCTCAGCACCAGCTCCATCACATATAGTAGAGGAGAGAGGACAGATGAGAGTCGCCCTGAGATTCCTGCTGCAGACGCCCAACA GTAAGGGAGCATCAAGGATGGAGACTGGTGAGGTGCAGATTTGGGTGAAAGATTGCAAGAATCTTCCTCCAGTCGGAGGAATCATCATCAATCCGTTTGTAAAGTG caccgTACTTCCTGATATGAGCTTTAAGAGCCGACAGAAGACCCGGGTGGTGAAGAGGACAGCCAGCCCCATGTTCAACCACATCATGGTGTATGATGGCTTCCGGTCAGAGGACCTCAAAGAGGCCTGCGTGGAAATCACAGTGTGGGATCACGACCGACTGAAGAACCAGTATGTGGGGGGTCTGAGACTTGGGCTGGGGACAG GGAAGAGTTATGGCGTGGATGTGTTTTGGATGGATTcaacaagaaatgaaacagatttATGGCAAAGGATGTTACAGTCTGACGGTGAATGGGTGGAGGATGTTTTACCTCTGAGGATGATAGTAACGGCAAAGAGCATGTCTAAGTGA
- the sytl2a gene encoding synaptotagmin-like protein 2 isoform X10, protein MGVRSSVLMKRSKKLQKQMFDHPQSREKTHSTVSLFVKKRTVSHWSELQIKPRDKMKDASVPGPVPGNRDVSISSQDVFAESPTETWMARKQENFSLASWISVEQQDGKQLREQRKPSATDLESISSASDDTQTPFIQQSRVDSKEELTCKTEANFQDHEAGRLQVTDVKRSGKPDELKTEYEEDFHSHAKAKNQPSRPSIYSSEANSYVKPSPNCSSKSSSHAPPPNYKQKLLGFLKREKDRDSQVMSLQKKEQKISKQEGSRFAPDLSVDTPATTKQDTKSAQIKEVKSVQLTVLQNTPFKEMLSSLEADGQQEGLVSQETQLSKTSTREELQHEDTAKKEKETYRALQTKSDVTEEDSADKSQQNNFSQQPGYKMFVDLSKEDGTYRANPVLIYDETDESLAGSVTDLHNSELHEESIICFVLPESLNTQKQEQHNPVSVLRDSTFTSQRDGLAEAKKWTLPKVDTASHQEVSIQSNRRISSDNNEKSFAETLINQHKTKPLTLKSPKTTTKVTVHPNRSDSRSVGCSIDAQSPYHHDLIKIDTNSQERSLSPSKSPKSKDKDDKVRWSPSKTYHPKVLPRESSSTSSSKLEGSPLKTFPIEINPKTKVSEEQQEDLTPSSRQKKSPSHAAKPAVLTETNTSPTRPPAGTCSPQSKHHPHLHRSLIPQDHQHYLGPQEKAHKPPFYQDKAAVGESDAVHRPQRTIRNQSKSPSERSPQELTSLNVQNNEENSRQETTRAWSLPRPNSDTASTITNLKPMKPSLSVPLLQQNETDSTFETNLGHKRNNSSSMSNMTLSSGMASMSSISSSVSSLHPPDCGDVDIQGSIQFAVNYIQKLGEFHIFVVLVRGLAVADTKKNRSDPYVKCYLLPDKTKLGKRKTTVKKRTLNPTYNEVLRFKIKLEELKTQKLNISVWHNDTFGRNSFLGEVDLDLFQWDFSNTQINEYTLKARVSEPASAPAPSHIVEERGQMRVALRFLLQTPNSKGASRMETGEVQIWVKDCKNLPPVGGIIINPFVKCTVLPDMSFKSRQKTRVVKRTASPMFNHIMVYDGFRSEDLKEACVEITVWDHDRLKNQYVGGLRLGLGTGKSYGVDVFWMDSTRNETDLWQRMLQSDGEWVEDVLPLRMIVTAKSMSK, encoded by the exons GATGCGTCGGTTCCAGGTCCAGTGCCTGGAAACAGAGACGTCAGCATTAGTTCTCAGGATGTTTTTGCTGAG AGTCCAACGGAGACTTGGATGGCTCGGAAGCAGGAAAACTTCAGCTTGGCCAGTTGGATTTCTGTGGAGCAGCAGGATGGGAAGCAGCTCAGAGAGCAACGCAAACCATCGGCTACTGACCTTGAAAGCATCAGCAGTGCCAGtgatgacacacaaacacctttTATCCAACAGAGTCGAGTGGATTCAAAGGAAGAACTGACCTGCAAAACTGAGGCAAACTTCCAAGATCATGAAGCTGGAAGACTCCAGGTCACTGATG TGAAACGATCAGGAAAGCCTGATGAACTGAAAACAGAGTATGAAGAGGACTTCCATTCCCATGCCAAAGCCAAAAACCAGCCATCACGACCTAGCATTTATTCTTCTGAAGCAAACTCCTATGTCAAGCCGTCACCTAACTGCAGCTCAAAAAGTTCATCTCATGCTCCTCCAccaaattataaacaaaaactacttggatttttaaaaagagagaaagacagagattCCCAAGTGATGAGTCTGcagaaaaaagagcaaaagataTCAAAGCAGGAAGGCTCCAGGTTTGCTCCAGATTTGAGTGTGGACACACCTGCCACTACCAAACAAGATACTAAATCAGCTCAAATCAAAGAGGTTAAATCTGTACAGCTGACTGTCCTGCAAAACACCCCTTTTAAAGAAATGCTCTCCTCATTAGAAGCAGATGGTCAGCAGGAAGGATTGGTAAGCCAAGAAACTCAATTATCAAAAACATCCACCAGAGAGGAGCTACAGCATGAAGACACTgcgaagaaagaaaaagaaacttatCGAGCTCTCCAGACTAAATCTGATGTAACCGAAGAGGACAGTGCAGACAAATcccaacaaaataatttctCACAGCAGCCTGGTTACAAAATGTTTGTCGATTTATCAAAAGAGGATGGCACATATCGAGCAAACCCTGTCCTTATCTATGACGAGACAGACGAATCTTTAGCAGGTTCAGTAACAGATTTACACAATTCTGAGCTACACGAGGAAAGCATCATCTGTTTTGTACTTCCTGAATCTTTAAACACCCAAAAGCAGGAGCAGCATAACCCAGTTTCAGTCCTCAGAGACTCCACTTTCACATCTCAAAGGGATGGGCTAGCTGAGGCAAAGAAATGGACACTACCCAAAGTAGACACTGCAAGTCACCAAGAAGTTTCCATTCAGTCTAACCGGAGAATATCCTCAGACAATAATGAGAAATCTTTTGCAGAAACACTAATAAATCAACACAAAACCAAGCCACTCACCCTTAAATCACCAAAAACGACAACCAAGGTTACCGTTCATCCAAACAGGTCAGATTCGAGGAGCGTTGGTTGTAGCATAGATGCACAATCGCCATATCACCATGACCTTATCAAAATCGATACCAACTCTCAAGAAAGGTCCCTCAGTCCCAGTAAATCTCCTAAATCAAAAGACAAAGATGACAAAGTTAGATGGAGTCCATCTAAGACCTACCATCCAAAGGTCCTGCCACGAGAATCGTCAAGTACTAGCTCATCAAAGCTGGAGGGGTCTCCTTTGAAAACATTTCCAATAGAAATCAACCCCAAAACTAAAGTCAGTGAAGAACAACAAGAGGATCTGACACCATCATCAAGACAGAAGAAGAGTCCTTCACATGCAGCAAAGCCAGCAGTgctaacagaaacaaacacctCTCCGACTCGACCTCCAGCAGGGACATGTTCACCACAATCCAAACATCATCCACACCTCCACAGATCTTTGATCCCCCAGGACCATCAACACTATCTGGGTCCACAGGAAAAGGCCCACAAGCCTCCTTTTTACCAGGACAAAGCTGCTGTTGGAGAAAGTGATGCCGTCCACAGACCCCAAAGAACCATTAGAAACCAGAGTAAGAGCCCCAGTGAGAGGAGTCCTCAAGAACTCACCTctttaaatgtgcaaaacaaTGAGGAAAACTCCAGACAAGAAACAACCAGGGCTTGGTCTCTACCCCGGCCTAATTCAGACA CAGCCTCTACCATCACCAACCTAAAACCAATGAAGCCTAGTCTTTCCGTGCCTCTTCTTCAGCAGAATGAG ACAGACAGCACTTTTGAGACCAACTTGGGACATAAGAGAAACAACAGCAGCTCTATGTCCAACATGACTCTCTCCTCAGGAATGGCCTCCATGTCTTCT ATCAGCAGCAGTGTAAGCAGCCTCCACCCTCCAGACTGTGGAGACGTTGACATCCAGGGAAGCATCCAGTTTGCTGTGAACTACATCCAGAAGCTTGGAGAGTTTCATATCTTTGTGGTGCTCGTCAGGGGTTTGGCTGTGGCCGACACCAAGAAGAACCGTTCAGACCC GTATGTGAAGTGCTACCTTCTTCCTGACAAAACTAAGCTGGGCAAGAGAAAAACGACAGTTAAAAAGAGGACATTAAACCCAACCTACAACGAAGTCCTCAGG TTTAAAATCAAACTGGAGGAGCTGAAAACTCAGAAGTTAAACATCTCGGTGTGGCACAATGACACTTTTGGGCGGAACAGCTTCTTGGGCGAGGTGGACCTGGATTTGTTTCAGTGGGACTTCAGCAACACACAGATAAATGAATATACATTAAAAGCCAGG GTTTCAGAACCAGCCTCAGCACCAGCTCCATCACATATAGTAGAGGAGAGAGGACAGATGAGAGTCGCCCTGAGATTCCTGCTGCAGACGCCCAACA GTAAGGGAGCATCAAGGATGGAGACTGGTGAGGTGCAGATTTGGGTGAAAGATTGCAAGAATCTTCCTCCAGTCGGAGGAATCATCATCAATCCGTTTGTAAAGTG caccgTACTTCCTGATATGAGCTTTAAGAGCCGACAGAAGACCCGGGTGGTGAAGAGGACAGCCAGCCCCATGTTCAACCACATCATGGTGTATGATGGCTTCCGGTCAGAGGACCTCAAAGAGGCCTGCGTGGAAATCACAGTGTGGGATCACGACCGACTGAAGAACCAGTATGTGGGGGGTCTGAGACTTGGGCTGGGGACAG GGAAGAGTTATGGCGTGGATGTGTTTTGGATGGATTcaacaagaaatgaaacagatttATGGCAAAGGATGTTACAGTCTGACGGTGAATGGGTGGAGGATGTTTTACCTCTGAGGATGATAGTAACGGCAAAGAGCATGTCTAAGTGA
- the sytl2a gene encoding synaptotagmin-like protein 2 isoform X18 gives MSISSSKSLENLTSQTAASTITNLKPMKPSLSVPLLQQNETDSTFETNLGHKRNNSSSMSNMTLSSGMASMSSISSSVSSLHPPDCGDVDIQGSIQFAVNYIQKLGEFHIFVVLVRGLAVADTKKNRSDPYVKCYLLPDKTKLGKRKTTVKKRTLNPTYNEVLRFKIKLEELKTQKLNISVWHNDTFGRNSFLGEVDLDLFQWDFSNTQINEYTLKARVSEPASAPAPSHIVEERGQMRVALRFLLQTPNSKGASRMETGEVQIWVKDCKNLPPVGGIIINPFVKCTVLPDMSFKSRQKTRVVKRTASPMFNHIMVYDGFRSEDLKEACVEITVWDHDRLKNQYVGGLRLGLGTGKSYGVDVFWMDSTRNETDLWQRMLQSDGEWVEDVLPLRMIVTAKSMSK, from the exons ATGAGCATATCTTCATCCAAAAGTCTGGAAAATCTCACTTCACAAACag CAGCCTCTACCATCACCAACCTAAAACCAATGAAGCCTAGTCTTTCCGTGCCTCTTCTTCAGCAGAATGAG ACAGACAGCACTTTTGAGACCAACTTGGGACATAAGAGAAACAACAGCAGCTCTATGTCCAACATGACTCTCTCCTCAGGAATGGCCTCCATGTCTTCT ATCAGCAGCAGTGTAAGCAGCCTCCACCCTCCAGACTGTGGAGACGTTGACATCCAGGGAAGCATCCAGTTTGCTGTGAACTACATCCAGAAGCTTGGAGAGTTTCATATCTTTGTGGTGCTCGTCAGGGGTTTGGCTGTGGCCGACACCAAGAAGAACCGTTCAGACCC GTATGTGAAGTGCTACCTTCTTCCTGACAAAACTAAGCTGGGCAAGAGAAAAACGACAGTTAAAAAGAGGACATTAAACCCAACCTACAACGAAGTCCTCAGG TTTAAAATCAAACTGGAGGAGCTGAAAACTCAGAAGTTAAACATCTCGGTGTGGCACAATGACACTTTTGGGCGGAACAGCTTCTTGGGCGAGGTGGACCTGGATTTGTTTCAGTGGGACTTCAGCAACACACAGATAAATGAATATACATTAAAAGCCAGG GTTTCAGAACCAGCCTCAGCACCAGCTCCATCACATATAGTAGAGGAGAGAGGACAGATGAGAGTCGCCCTGAGATTCCTGCTGCAGACGCCCAACA GTAAGGGAGCATCAAGGATGGAGACTGGTGAGGTGCAGATTTGGGTGAAAGATTGCAAGAATCTTCCTCCAGTCGGAGGAATCATCATCAATCCGTTTGTAAAGTG caccgTACTTCCTGATATGAGCTTTAAGAGCCGACAGAAGACCCGGGTGGTGAAGAGGACAGCCAGCCCCATGTTCAACCACATCATGGTGTATGATGGCTTCCGGTCAGAGGACCTCAAAGAGGCCTGCGTGGAAATCACAGTGTGGGATCACGACCGACTGAAGAACCAGTATGTGGGGGGTCTGAGACTTGGGCTGGGGACAG GGAAGAGTTATGGCGTGGATGTGTTTTGGATGGATTcaacaagaaatgaaacagatttATGGCAAAGGATGTTACAGTCTGACGGTGAATGGGTGGAGGATGTTTTACCTCTGAGGATGATAGTAACGGCAAAGAGCATGTCTAAGTGA